The following are from one region of the Canis lupus baileyi chromosome 25, mCanLup2.hap1, whole genome shotgun sequence genome:
- the CLEC4D gene encoding C-type lectin domain family 4 member D isoform X4, protein MMGQAEPQNKRGQHLQLIPWATAVFFISLLSACFIANCLGSRGSCCPFGWRAFQSNCYLPLNDNKTWAESERNCTSMGAHLATISTEAELNFIIQFLDRQFSYFLGLIDENHEGLWSSVDKTPFKPDILFRHEDEPNNQKENCVVLVNAQDKWALNDFPCNFETRRICKLPGTAFN, encoded by the exons ATGATGGGGCAAGCAGAACCTCAAAATAAAC GAGGCCAGCATCTGCAGCTGATCCCTTGGGCCACTGCTGTTTTTTTCATCTCACTTCTCAGTGCTTGTTTTATTGCAAATTGTTTGG ggagcaggggcagttGCTGTCCTTTTGGCTGGAGAGCCTTCCAGTCCAACTGCTATCTTCCTCTTAATGACaacaagacctgggctgagagtGAAAGGAACTGCACGAGTATGGGGGCTCACTTGGCCACCATCAGCACAGAAGCTGAGCTG AACTTTATTATTCAATTTTTGGATAGACAGTTTTCATATTTCCTGGGACTTATAGATGAGAACCATGAAGGCCTGTGGTCGTCGGTGGACAAAACACCATTTAAACCAGATATTTT atttcgGCATGAGGATGAACCCAACAATCAGAAAGAAAATTGTGTTGTCCTTGTTAATGCTCAAGACAAATGGGCCTTGAATGATTTTCCTTGTAACTTTGAGACAAGAAGGATTTGTAAGTTACCTGGAACAGCATTCAACTAA
- the CLEC4D gene encoding C-type lectin domain family 4 member D isoform X1, with protein MMGQAEPQNKLGGQHLQLIPWATAVFFISLLSACFIANCLVTHHNFLRCSKGMGVFKLPEYHTKLICTREISKLKGSRGSCCPFGWRAFQSNCYLPLNDNKTWAESERNCTSMGAHLATISTEAELNFIIQFLDRQFSYFLGLIDENHEGLWSSVDKTPFKPDILFRHEDEPNNQKENCVVLVNAQDKWALNDFPCNFETRRICKLPGTAFN; from the exons ATGATGGGGCAAGCAGAACCTCAAAATAAAC TAGGAGGCCAGCATCTGCAGCTGATCCCTTGGGCCACTGCTGTTTTTTTCATCTCACTTCTCAGTGCTTGTTTTATTGCAAATTGTTTGG TGACTCATCACAACTTTCTACGCTGCAGTAAAGGCATGGGAGTGTTCAAGTTACCAGAGTACCACACGAAGCTGATATGTACCAGAGAGATATCAAAATTGAAAG ggagcaggggcagttGCTGTCCTTTTGGCTGGAGAGCCTTCCAGTCCAACTGCTATCTTCCTCTTAATGACaacaagacctgggctgagagtGAAAGGAACTGCACGAGTATGGGGGCTCACTTGGCCACCATCAGCACAGAAGCTGAGCTG AACTTTATTATTCAATTTTTGGATAGACAGTTTTCATATTTCCTGGGACTTATAGATGAGAACCATGAAGGCCTGTGGTCGTCGGTGGACAAAACACCATTTAAACCAGATATTTT atttcgGCATGAGGATGAACCCAACAATCAGAAAGAAAATTGTGTTGTCCTTGTTAATGCTCAAGACAAATGGGCCTTGAATGATTTTCCTTGTAACTTTGAGACAAGAAGGATTTGTAAGTTACCTGGAACAGCATTCAACTAA
- the LOC140617539 gene encoding C-type lectin domain family 4 member E-like, protein MNSSQPSISQGTERGCFSSQVLLRTIAGVSILLLSVCFITRCLVTYHNFQLCDENKFQLHEAFMDFSCSNDGLGSVKNCCPSDWVHFQSSCYLFSTNTMSWTSSLKNCSNMGAHLVVINTQEEQEFLFFAKPKRKEFYIGLTDQVKEGQWQWVDGTPFTESLSFWDVGEPNNIVTVEDCATIRDSSNPRKNWNDVPCFFNMFRICEMPEINVSSNKKIL, encoded by the exons atgaattcatCCCAACCATCTATATCCCAAGGCACAG AGAGAGGATGCTTCTCTTCCCAAGTGCTCTTAAGGACAATTGCTGGGGTCTCCATTCTACTGCTAAGTGTCTGTTTTATCACCAGATGTCTTG TGACATATCATAACTTTCAACTCTGTGACGAGAATAAGTTCCAGCTACATGAGGCTTTCATGGACTTCTCCTGCTCCAATGACGGATTGG GTTCAGTCAAGAATTGCTGTCCGTCAGACTGGGTACATTTTCAATCTAGCTGCTACCTCTTTTCTACTAATACTATGTCCTGGACATCGAGTTTAAAAAACTGCTCCAACATGGGAGCTCATCTGGTTGTTATCAACACACAGGAGGAGCAG GAATTCCTTTTCTTTGCGAAACCTAAGAGGAAAGAGTTTTATATTGGACTGACAGACCAGGTGAAAGAGGGTCAATGGCAATGGGTAGATGGCACACCTTTCACAGAATCTCTGAG CTTCTGGGATGTAGGGGAGCCCAATAATATAGTTACAGTGGAGGACTGTGCCACCATTCGAGACTCTTCAAATCCAAGGAAAAACTGGAATGATGTTCCCTGTTTCTTCAACATGTTTCGGATTTGTGAAATGccagaaataaatgtttcaagCAACAAAAAAATTCTCTAA
- the CLEC4D gene encoding C-type lectin domain family 4 member D isoform X3 yields the protein MMGQAEPQNKLGGQHLQLIPWATAVFFISLLSACFIANCLGSRGSCCPFGWRAFQSNCYLPLNDNKTWAESERNCTSMGAHLATISTEAELNFIIQFLDRQFSYFLGLIDENHEGLWSSVDKTPFKPDILFRHEDEPNNQKENCVVLVNAQDKWALNDFPCNFETRRICKLPGTAFN from the exons ATGATGGGGCAAGCAGAACCTCAAAATAAAC TAGGAGGCCAGCATCTGCAGCTGATCCCTTGGGCCACTGCTGTTTTTTTCATCTCACTTCTCAGTGCTTGTTTTATTGCAAATTGTTTGG ggagcaggggcagttGCTGTCCTTTTGGCTGGAGAGCCTTCCAGTCCAACTGCTATCTTCCTCTTAATGACaacaagacctgggctgagagtGAAAGGAACTGCACGAGTATGGGGGCTCACTTGGCCACCATCAGCACAGAAGCTGAGCTG AACTTTATTATTCAATTTTTGGATAGACAGTTTTCATATTTCCTGGGACTTATAGATGAGAACCATGAAGGCCTGTGGTCGTCGGTGGACAAAACACCATTTAAACCAGATATTTT atttcgGCATGAGGATGAACCCAACAATCAGAAAGAAAATTGTGTTGTCCTTGTTAATGCTCAAGACAAATGGGCCTTGAATGATTTTCCTTGTAACTTTGAGACAAGAAGGATTTGTAAGTTACCTGGAACAGCATTCAACTAA
- the CLEC4D gene encoding C-type lectin domain family 4 member D isoform X2: MMGQAEPQNKRGQHLQLIPWATAVFFISLLSACFIANCLVTHHNFLRCSKGMGVFKLPEYHTKLICTREISKLKGSRGSCCPFGWRAFQSNCYLPLNDNKTWAESERNCTSMGAHLATISTEAELNFIIQFLDRQFSYFLGLIDENHEGLWSSVDKTPFKPDILFRHEDEPNNQKENCVVLVNAQDKWALNDFPCNFETRRICKLPGTAFN, encoded by the exons ATGATGGGGCAAGCAGAACCTCAAAATAAAC GAGGCCAGCATCTGCAGCTGATCCCTTGGGCCACTGCTGTTTTTTTCATCTCACTTCTCAGTGCTTGTTTTATTGCAAATTGTTTGG TGACTCATCACAACTTTCTACGCTGCAGTAAAGGCATGGGAGTGTTCAAGTTACCAGAGTACCACACGAAGCTGATATGTACCAGAGAGATATCAAAATTGAAAG ggagcaggggcagttGCTGTCCTTTTGGCTGGAGAGCCTTCCAGTCCAACTGCTATCTTCCTCTTAATGACaacaagacctgggctgagagtGAAAGGAACTGCACGAGTATGGGGGCTCACTTGGCCACCATCAGCACAGAAGCTGAGCTG AACTTTATTATTCAATTTTTGGATAGACAGTTTTCATATTTCCTGGGACTTATAGATGAGAACCATGAAGGCCTGTGGTCGTCGGTGGACAAAACACCATTTAAACCAGATATTTT atttcgGCATGAGGATGAACCCAACAATCAGAAAGAAAATTGTGTTGTCCTTGTTAATGCTCAAGACAAATGGGCCTTGAATGATTTTCCTTGTAACTTTGAGACAAGAAGGATTTGTAAGTTACCTGGAACAGCATTCAACTAA